From the Gopherus evgoodei ecotype Sinaloan lineage unplaced genomic scaffold, rGopEvg1_v1.p scaffold_93_arrow_ctg1, whole genome shotgun sequence genome, one window contains:
- the LOC115644167 gene encoding olfactory receptor 52R1-like, with protein sequence MSDSNTTDFTNPSTFILLGIPGLEAAHVWISIPFCTMYTIAMLGNFTILFIVKREPRLHVPMYYFLCMLVITDLVLSTSILPKTLSIFWFSSREIDFSACLIQMFFIHCFSVMESGILVTMALDRYVAICHPLRHSTTLANPVVAKIGLAVVLRGIMLILPYPLLARQWPYCKSNIIPDIHCTHIAVVKLACADTHITNYYSLFVLFCVRGLDMFFIAVSYTQILRAIFSLPTQDARLKTFGTCSSHLCSILAFYIPALFSSLTYRFGYNVALHFHVLIGNVSLLVPPMLNPIIYGVRTKQIQDRLLWLFSHKDI encoded by the coding sequence atgtcagattccaacacaactgacttcaccaacccctccaccttcatcctgctgggcattcctggcctggaggcagcccatgtctggatctccatccccttctgcaccatgtacacCATAGCCATGTTAGgaaacttcaccatcctgttcatcgtGAAGAGGGAGCCGAGGCTTCATGTGCctatgtactatttcctctgcatgctggtcATCACTgacctggtcctgtccacatcCATCTTGCCAAAAacactgagcatcttctggttcagttccagggagatcgatttcagtgcctgcctcatccAGATGttcttcattcactgcttctcagtgATGGAATCTGGGATCCTCGTGACCATGGCTTtggatcgctatgtggccatctgccatcccctgagacattccaccactCTGGCAAACCCAGTGGTGGCTAAGATTGGCCTGGCCGTGGTGCTGCGTGGCATCATGCTCATACTGCCCTATCCCTTACTGGCGAGGCAGTGGCCATATTGCAAAAGCAACATCATCCCCGACATACACTGCACGCACATAGCAGTGGTGAAGCTGGCTTGCGCCGACACCCACATCACTAATTATTACAGCCTCTTTGTGCTATTCTGCGTCAGGGGTCTGGATATGTTTTTTATTGCTGTGTCCtatacccagatcctcagggccatcttcagcctccccacacaggacgCCCGGCTCAAGACTTttgggacctgcagctcccacctctgttccatcttagccttttacatcccagctctcttctcctccctcacaTACCGATTTGGCTACAATGTGGCACTGCATTTCCATGTTCTCATTGGCAACGTGAGCCTCCTGGTGCCacccatgctaaaccccatcatctacggtgtgaggaccaaacagatccagGACAGGCTGCTCTGGCTCTTTTCTCATAAAGACATCTGA